One window of Rhizobium leguminosarum genomic DNA carries:
- the tyrS gene encoding tyrosine--tRNA ligase, whose amino-acid sequence MSEFKSDFLRTLKERGFIHQVSDERGLDDLFAKETVTAYIGFDPTAPSLHAGSLIQIMMLHWMQKTGHRAISLMGGGTGMVGDPSFKEEARQLMTVDTIEGNIASIKRAFSNYLNYGDGPKDALMINNAEWLRSLNYLEFLRDVGKHFSVNRMLSFDSVKTRLDREQSLSFLEFNYMILQAYDFVEIAKRYDCRLQMGGSDQWGNIINGIDLGHRMGTPQLYALTSPLLTTSSGAKMGKSATGAIWLNADMLSAYDFWQYWRNTEDADVSRFLKLYTTLPMDEIARLSALGGSEINEVKKILATEVTAILHGRESADQAAETARKTFEEGRVAENLPSVDIPGTELDGGIGLLSLMVRAGLAGSNGEARRHIQGGAVRINDEAVSDERRLIGSNEITADGVIKLSLGKKKHILIRRAA is encoded by the coding sequence ATGTCCGAGTTCAAGTCCGATTTCCTCCGCACGCTGAAAGAGCGCGGCTTCATTCATCAGGTTTCCGATGAACGTGGCCTCGACGACCTGTTCGCCAAGGAAACCGTGACGGCTTATATTGGCTTCGATCCGACGGCGCCCAGCCTGCACGCCGGCTCGCTGATCCAGATCATGATGCTGCACTGGATGCAGAAGACCGGTCATCGGGCCATTTCGCTGATGGGCGGCGGCACCGGTATGGTCGGCGACCCCTCCTTCAAGGAAGAGGCGCGCCAGCTCATGACCGTGGATACGATCGAAGGCAACATCGCCTCGATCAAGCGCGCCTTCTCCAATTACCTGAATTACGGCGACGGTCCGAAGGACGCGCTGATGATCAACAATGCCGAATGGCTGCGCTCGCTGAACTACCTCGAATTCCTGCGCGATGTCGGCAAGCACTTCTCCGTCAATCGCATGCTGTCCTTCGACAGCGTGAAGACGCGCCTCGACCGCGAACAGTCGTTGTCCTTCCTGGAATTCAACTACATGATCCTCCAGGCCTATGATTTCGTCGAGATCGCCAAGCGCTACGACTGCCGTCTGCAGATGGGCGGTTCGGACCAGTGGGGCAACATCATCAACGGTATCGATCTCGGTCACCGCATGGGGACCCCGCAGCTTTATGCACTGACATCGCCGCTGCTGACGACGTCGTCGGGCGCCAAGATGGGCAAGTCGGCGACGGGCGCTATCTGGCTGAACGCCGACATGCTCTCGGCCTACGATTTCTGGCAGTACTGGCGCAACACCGAGGACGCCGACGTCTCGCGCTTCCTGAAGCTCTACACGACGCTGCCGATGGATGAAATCGCCCGCCTCTCGGCGCTCGGCGGTTCGGAGATCAACGAGGTCAAGAAGATCCTCGCGACAGAGGTAACGGCGATCCTGCACGGCCGAGAATCCGCCGATCAGGCCGCCGAAACGGCGCGCAAGACCTTCGAGGAAGGCCGCGTCGCCGAAAACCTGCCTTCGGTCGACATCCCTGGCACCGAACTCGACGGCGGCATCGGCCTGCTGTCGCTGATGGTCCGCGCTGGCCTTGCCGGCTCGAACGGCGAGGCTCGCCGTCACATCCAGGGCGGCGCGGTGCGCATCAACGACGAGGCGGTCAGCGACGAGCGCCGGCTGATCGGCAGCAACGAAATCACCGCCGACGGCGTCATCAAGCTCTCGCTCGGCAAGAAGAAGCACATCCTGATCCGCCGCGCGGCGTAA
- a CDS encoding anhydro-N-acetylmuramic acid kinase: protein MDVIRTAIGLMSGTSMDGIDVALLRTDGRGFIERGPFMGVPYDADFRERLKRALELARPLGDRNERPAELRDIELELTRRHAIAVTAFLERFGFAAGDIDVLGFHGQTVLHRPDEGLTIQIGDGLELARRTGISVVYDMRANDMVHGGQGAPLVPAYHAALAGKFQQAGQAVCFVNIGGISNLTFIGTDGRISAFDSGPGNTLIDQWVEMQTSKTYDPGGEIGGRGKVVAALAERYLESAFFRGNIRRSLDRGDFAPLRPGEASLEDGARTLAHVAAASIVKSAGFLPETSSTFIVCGGGRLNGTLMAEFSAMAEALGSKVLTAEEAGFDGDAMEAEAWAYLAVRSLDGLPLTFPGTTGVAAPVSGGVLARP from the coding sequence ATGGATGTCATCAGAACCGCAATCGGCCTGATGAGCGGCACGTCGATGGACGGAATCGACGTTGCGCTGCTCAGGACCGATGGCCGCGGCTTCATCGAGCGCGGGCCGTTCATGGGGGTGCCCTATGACGCCGATTTTCGTGAGCGGCTGAAACGGGCGCTGGAACTGGCGCGGCCGCTTGGCGACAGGAACGAGCGCCCCGCCGAACTTCGCGACATCGAGCTTGAGCTTACCCGACGGCATGCAATTGCCGTGACGGCATTCCTGGAGCGTTTCGGGTTCGCCGCCGGTGATATCGATGTTCTCGGCTTCCATGGTCAGACGGTGCTTCACCGACCCGACGAGGGATTGACGATCCAGATCGGCGACGGCCTGGAATTGGCGCGCCGGACCGGCATATCGGTGGTCTATGACATGCGCGCCAATGATATGGTTCATGGCGGCCAGGGGGCGCCGCTGGTGCCGGCCTATCACGCAGCACTCGCGGGAAAATTCCAGCAGGCGGGACAGGCGGTGTGCTTCGTCAATATCGGCGGGATCTCCAATCTGACCTTCATCGGTACGGACGGCCGGATATCGGCCTTCGACAGCGGCCCGGGCAATACGCTGATCGACCAGTGGGTGGAGATGCAGACCAGCAAAACCTATGATCCCGGCGGCGAGATCGGCGGACGCGGCAAGGTGGTCGCCGCTCTCGCGGAGCGCTATCTGGAAAGCGCGTTCTTCCGCGGCAATATTCGGCGCTCGCTCGACCGCGGCGATTTCGCGCCGCTTCGGCCCGGGGAAGCGAGCCTTGAAGACGGTGCCCGGACACTGGCGCATGTCGCCGCCGCGTCGATCGTCAAATCCGCCGGTTTTCTGCCGGAGACGTCGTCGACCTTTATCGTCTGCGGCGGCGGGCGGCTGAACGGCACTTTGATGGCGGAGTTCTCGGCGATGGCCGAAGCGCTGGGGTCGAAGGTATTGACCGCCGAAGAGGCCGGCTTCGACGGCGACGCGATGGAGGCCGAGGCCTGGGCCTATCTCGCCGTGCGCTCGCTGGACGGGCTGCCATTGACATTTCCCGGCACGACGGGGGTCGCCGCCCCCGTCAGCGGCGGGGTGCTGGCAAGGCCATGA
- a CDS encoding acyltransferase family protein, translated as MTKSFGEVLDKYKGIGPGFDFLRIGLAFSIVLTHSFLLTRNDAFIRGSVFWFTEYALVPMFFALSGFLIAGSAQRLSLRNFLINRGLRIVPALAVDIVVCSLIIGPIITIVYHSDYFTDPRFFKYFLNIVGWIHYELPGVFQDNPSQRVNGALWTVPWEIFCYIIMSFLMVTAIVKTRYKLLAVTAAYIVIGLIVQKMPYLFPGSIKPIARFLFMSRGSQLITAFMMGIVVFQFKAVIPYSRWLFAAACLVCIVAILTLDSRAVESVINRPIVITSLVYMTVFIGLSEVPIPAFFRKGDYSYGVYLYHDPFLQIWISSFPSVFLYPKYGALALYLVGLPSALAVAVLSWHFIEKPILGLRKKFSFIAQVRGVEDGNQAGRESNVRPIAVKS; from the coding sequence ATGACCAAGTCGTTCGGGGAAGTCCTGGATAAGTATAAGGGTATCGGTCCGGGGTTCGACTTTCTTCGAATTGGGCTCGCCTTTTCTATCGTATTGACCCATTCCTTTTTGCTGACAAGAAATGATGCCTTCATCAGGGGCTCGGTATTCTGGTTTACCGAATACGCTCTTGTTCCGATGTTTTTCGCATTGAGCGGATTTCTGATCGCCGGCAGCGCCCAGCGTCTCAGCCTCCGGAATTTTCTGATCAATCGTGGCTTGCGCATCGTCCCGGCACTTGCCGTCGATATCGTCGTTTGTTCGCTGATCATCGGGCCGATCATAACGATCGTCTATCACTCCGACTATTTTACCGACCCGCGATTTTTCAAATACTTCCTGAATATCGTCGGCTGGATCCATTACGAGTTGCCGGGTGTTTTCCAGGATAATCCGAGCCAGCGTGTCAACGGCGCGCTCTGGACGGTTCCCTGGGAGATCTTCTGCTACATCATCATGTCGTTCCTGATGGTCACCGCCATCGTGAAGACCCGCTACAAGCTGCTCGCCGTGACGGCCGCCTATATCGTCATCGGCCTTATCGTGCAGAAGATGCCCTACCTGTTCCCAGGCTCGATCAAGCCGATCGCGCGCTTCCTGTTCATGAGCCGGGGCTCCCAGCTGATTACGGCGTTCATGATGGGTATCGTCGTCTTTCAGTTCAAAGCGGTCATTCCGTATTCCCGCTGGCTATTCGCCGCCGCCTGCCTGGTTTGCATCGTCGCCATTCTGACCCTCGACAGCCGCGCTGTGGAGTCAGTGATCAACCGGCCGATCGTCATCACCTCGCTGGTTTACATGACCGTCTTCATCGGTCTGTCGGAGGTGCCCATTCCTGCCTTCTTCAGGAAGGGCGACTATTCCTACGGCGTCTATCTGTACCATGATCCATTCCTGCAGATCTGGATCAGCTCGTTCCCCTCGGTCTTTCTCTACCCGAAATATGGTGCGCTGGCGCTCTATCTCGTTGGCCTGCCCTCGGCTCTCGCCGTCGCGGTGCTGTCCTGGCATTTCATCGAGAAGCCGATCCTTGGCCTTCGCAAGAAGTTTTCGTTCATCGCCCAGGTCAGGGGCGTCGAGGATGGCAATCAGGCTGGACGCGAATCCAATGTCCGGCCAATTGCCGTAAAGAGTTAG
- a CDS encoding alpha/beta hydrolase, with product MPEVIFNGPAGRLEGRYQPSKEKSAPIALILHPHPQFGGTMNNQIVYQLFYMFQKRGFTTLRFNFRGIGRSQGEFDHGAGELSDAASALDWVQSLHPDSKTCWVAGYSFGSWIGMQLLMRRPEIEGFMSISPQPNTYDFSFLAPCPSSGLIINGEADKVAPEKDVNGLVEKLKTQKGILITHRTVSNANHFFNGQVETLMGECEDYLDRRLNGELVPEPAAKRIR from the coding sequence ATGCCCGAAGTCATTTTCAACGGCCCAGCCGGCCGTCTTGAAGGCCGCTACCAGCCCTCCAAGGAAAAAAGCGCGCCCATCGCCCTGATTCTGCATCCGCATCCGCAGTTCGGCGGCACGATGAACAATCAGATCGTCTACCAGCTCTTCTACATGTTCCAGAAGCGCGGGTTCACGACGCTGCGCTTCAATTTCCGGGGCATCGGCCGCAGCCAGGGCGAATTCGACCATGGTGCCGGCGAACTCTCGGATGCCGCCTCGGCGCTCGATTGGGTGCAGAGCCTGCACCCCGATTCGAAGACCTGTTGGGTCGCCGGTTATTCCTTCGGCTCCTGGATCGGCATGCAGTTGCTGATGCGCCGGCCGGAGATCGAAGGCTTCATGTCGATTTCCCCGCAGCCGAATACCTACGACTTCTCCTTCCTGGCGCCCTGCCCCTCCTCCGGCCTGATCATCAACGGCGAGGCCGACAAGGTGGCGCCGGAAAAGGACGTCAACGGCCTGGTGGAGAAGCTGAAGACCCAGAAGGGCATTCTGATTACCCATCGCACCGTTTCCAACGCCAACCATTTCTTCAACGGCCAGGTGGAAACGCTGATGGGCGAATGCGAGGACTACCTCGACCGCCGCCTCAACGGCGAACTGGTGCCGGAGCCGGCCGCCAAGCGGATTCGCTGA
- a CDS encoding cysteine desulfurase family protein, with translation MAPPRLYLDWNATAPLHPAARAAIMRAIDIFGNPNSVHGEGRAARAAIECARRKVAALVGTDAGNVVFTSGATEAANLVLTPDFRMGRTPLQLGRLYFSAIEHPAVREGGRFAREKMTEIPVTSAGIVDLDALGALLAAHDKAAGLPMVAIMLVNNETGIVQPVEAAAKIVHAHGGLLVVDAVQAAGRIGLDIGKIGADFMIVSSHKIGGPKGAGALIARGEALMPRPLIQGGGQERGHRSGTQNSLALIGFGAAAEAAADELEARNAEIGALRERLEAGMREAAADVMIHGEGGERVVNTIFFTLPGLKAETGQIAFDLEGVALSAGSACSSGRLGESHVLTAMGRDAKLGALRISLGFSTTEEDVDRAIAAFAKIACRRRSAGEAA, from the coding sequence ATGGCGCCGCCACGCCTTTATCTCGACTGGAATGCCACAGCGCCGCTGCACCCGGCAGCGCGCGCGGCGATCATGCGCGCCATCGACATATTCGGCAATCCAAATTCCGTTCACGGCGAAGGCCGTGCCGCTCGCGCCGCAATCGAATGTGCACGGCGTAAAGTGGCGGCACTGGTCGGCACCGACGCCGGCAATGTGGTCTTCACCAGCGGCGCCACCGAGGCCGCCAATCTGGTGCTGACACCGGATTTCCGCATGGGCCGCACGCCGCTTCAGCTCGGCCGCCTCTATTTTTCGGCAATCGAGCATCCGGCCGTGCGCGAAGGCGGTCGCTTCGCCAGGGAGAAGATGACCGAGATCCCGGTCACTTCAGCCGGCATCGTCGATCTCGATGCACTCGGCGCGCTGCTCGCTGCACATGACAAGGCCGCCGGCCTGCCGATGGTCGCCATCATGCTCGTCAACAACGAGACCGGCATCGTCCAGCCGGTCGAGGCAGCGGCAAAGATCGTCCACGCCCATGGCGGCCTCTTGGTCGTCGACGCCGTTCAAGCGGCTGGCCGTATCGGGCTCGACATCGGCAAGATCGGCGCCGATTTCATGATCGTTTCCTCGCACAAGATCGGCGGGCCGAAGGGCGCCGGCGCGCTGATTGCCCGCGGCGAAGCGCTGATGCCACGGCCGCTGATCCAGGGCGGCGGGCAGGAGCGGGGTCACCGCTCGGGCACACAGAATTCACTGGCACTGATCGGATTCGGTGCGGCGGCTGAAGCCGCGGCCGACGAACTCGAGGCGCGCAATGCGGAAATCGGTGCGCTGCGCGAGCGGCTGGAAGCCGGCATGCGCGAGGCGGCAGCCGATGTGATGATCCACGGCGAGGGCGGCGAGCGTGTCGTCAATACGATCTTTTTCACTCTGCCGGGGCTGAAGGCCGAGACCGGACAGATCGCCTTCGATCTTGAGGGCGTGGCGCTTTCGGCAGGCTCGGCTTGCTCATCCGGTCGGCTCGGCGAAAGCCATGTGCTGACGGCGATGGGCCGGGATGCCAAGCTCGGAGCGCTGCGTATCTCGCTCGGTTTTTCGACGACGGAAGAGGATGTCGACAGGGCGATTGCGGCTTTCGCGAAGATCGCCTGCCGGCGAAGGTCGGCGGGCGAGGCGGCTTGA
- the sufB gene encoding Fe-S cluster assembly protein SufB has protein sequence MAAVQETIDQVRLIDVDQYKYGFETVIEMDKAPKGLSEDIIRFISAKKQEPEWMLEWRLEAYRRWLTLEEPTWARVNYPKIDFNDIYYYAAPKSTPGPKSLDEVDPELLKVYEKLGIPLREQEILAGVEKPKIAVDAVFDSVSVVTTFKAELKKAGVIFMSISEAIREYPDLVRKYLGSVVPTSDNYYATLNSAVFTDGSFVFVPKGVRCPMELSTYFRINEKGTGQFERTLIIAEEGAYVSYLEGCTAPQRDENQLHAAVVELVALDDAEIKYSTVQNWYPGDKNGKGGIYNFVTKRGDCRGDRSKISWTQVETGSAITWKYPSCILRGDDSRGEFYSIAVSNGHQQIDSGTKMIHLGKNTSSRIVSKGIAAGVSNNTYRGQVSAHRKASNARNFTQCDSLLIGDKCGAHTVPYIEAKNSTAQFEHEATTSKISEDQLFYCLQRGIPTEAAIALIVNGFVKEVLQELPMEFAVEAQKLISISLEGSVG, from the coding sequence ATGGCTGCCGTGCAGGAAACGATCGACCAGGTCCGCCTGATCGATGTCGACCAGTACAAATACGGTTTCGAGACCGTCATCGAAATGGACAAGGCGCCGAAAGGCCTGTCCGAGGATATCATCCGCTTCATTTCGGCCAAGAAGCAGGAGCCGGAGTGGATGCTGGAATGGCGTCTCGAGGCCTATCGCCGCTGGCTGACGCTGGAAGAGCCGACCTGGGCGCGCGTCAATTATCCGAAGATCGATTTCAACGACATCTATTATTACGCCGCGCCGAAGAGCACGCCGGGTCCGAAGTCGCTCGACGAGGTCGATCCGGAGCTGTTGAAGGTCTATGAGAAGCTCGGCATCCCGCTGCGTGAGCAGGAGATCCTGGCCGGCGTCGAGAAGCCGAAGATCGCCGTCGACGCGGTTTTCGACAGCGTCTCGGTCGTTACCACCTTCAAGGCAGAGCTGAAGAAGGCCGGCGTGATCTTCATGTCGATCTCGGAAGCGATCCGCGAATATCCCGATCTCGTCCGGAAATATCTCGGCTCGGTCGTGCCGACCTCGGACAATTATTACGCGACACTGAATTCAGCGGTCTTCACCGACGGTTCCTTCGTCTTCGTGCCGAAGGGCGTTCGCTGCCCGATGGAGCTTTCCACCTATTTCCGCATCAACGAGAAGGGCACCGGCCAGTTCGAGCGCACGCTGATCATTGCGGAAGAGGGCGCCTACGTTTCCTATCTCGAAGGTTGCACGGCGCCGCAGCGTGACGAAAACCAGTTGCATGCCGCCGTGGTCGAGCTCGTGGCGCTCGACGACGCCGAGATCAAGTATTCGACGGTGCAGAACTGGTATCCCGGCGACAAGAACGGCAAGGGCGGGATCTACAACTTCGTCACCAAGCGCGGCGATTGCCGCGGTGACCGCTCGAAGATCTCCTGGACGCAGGTCGAAACCGGCTCGGCGATTACCTGGAAATATCCGTCCTGCATCCTGCGCGGCGATGACAGCCGCGGCGAATTCTATTCGATCGCCGTCTCCAACGGCCATCAGCAGATCGACAGCGGCACCAAGATGATCCATCTCGGCAAAAACACATCGAGCCGCATCGTCTCCAAGGGCATCGCCGCCGGCGTGTCCAACAACACCTATCGCGGCCAGGTCTCGGCCCACCGCAAGGCGTCGAACGCGCGCAACTTCACCCAGTGCGATTCGCTGCTGATCGGCGACAAGTGCGGCGCCCATACGGTGCCTTACATCGAGGCGAAGAATTCAACGGCGCAGTTCGAGCATGAGGCGACGACCTCGAAGATCTCCGAGGACCAGCTGTTCTACTGCCTGCAGCGCGGTATTCCGACAGAAGCGGCGATCGCGCTCATCGTCAACGGCTTCGTCAAGGAAGTCCTGCAGGAACTGCCGATGGAGTTTGCCGTCGAGGCGCAGAAGCTGATCAGCATTTCGCTTGAGGGGAGTGTCGGCTAA
- a CDS encoding GIY-YIG nuclease family protein, with protein sequence MTGFVYMMSDKPRGVIYTGVTSDLHGRIWEHRNEIQKGFTQRYKAKNLVWFEYHPNIVLAIQREKSLKRYLREWKIKLIEELNPTWIDLYERVDEIENVYRPHPNTREWSDYN encoded by the coding sequence ATGACTGGTTTCGTCTATATGATGTCCGATAAACCGCGGGGCGTGATCTACACCGGCGTTACGAGTGATCTGCACGGTCGCATATGGGAGCACCGCAACGAAATCCAGAAGGGTTTCACGCAGAGGTACAAAGCAAAAAATCTCGTCTGGTTTGAGTACCATCCGAATATCGTGTTGGCGATCCAGCGAGAGAAGTCTCTGAAGCGCTACCTGCGTGAATGGAAAATCAAGCTCATAGAGGAGCTCAATCCAACCTGGATAGACCTCTACGAGCGGGTTGATGAAATTGAGAATGTCTATCGACCGCATCCGAATACGCGGGAGTGGAGCGATTACAACTGA
- the sufC gene encoding Fe-S cluster assembly ATPase SufC: MLEIRNLHARIAEDGTEIIRGLNLTVKAGEVAAIMGPNGSGKSTLSYVLSGRSDYEVTEGDILYIRESILGLDPAERATKGIFLAFQYPVEIPGVATMQFLKVAMNEQRKARGEDELTTPDFMRRVKDAAGKLQINTEMLKRPLNVGFSGGEKKRAEILQMALLEPKLCVLDETDSGLDIDALKIVADGVNALRSPDRAVVVITHYQRLLDYIVPDTVHVLYKGQVIKSGDKTLAHELEANGYADIIGAAA; encoded by the coding sequence ATGCTTGAAATCAGAAACCTCCATGCCCGCATCGCCGAAGACGGCACCGAGATCATTCGCGGCCTGAACCTGACGGTGAAGGCCGGCGAAGTTGCCGCAATCATGGGGCCGAACGGCTCCGGCAAGTCGACGCTCTCCTACGTGCTGTCCGGCCGCAGCGACTACGAAGTCACCGAGGGTGACATTCTCTACATACGCGAGAGCATTCTCGGGCTCGATCCGGCAGAACGCGCCACCAAGGGCATCTTTCTCGCCTTCCAGTATCCGGTCGAAATTCCGGGTGTCGCCACCATGCAGTTCCTGAAGGTGGCGATGAACGAGCAGCGCAAGGCGCGCGGCGAAGACGAGCTGACGACGCCGGATTTCATGCGCCGGGTCAAGGATGCCGCAGGCAAACTGCAGATCAATACCGAGATGCTGAAGCGGCCGCTCAACGTCGGCTTCTCCGGCGGCGAGAAGAAGCGGGCCGAGATCCTGCAGATGGCGCTGCTGGAGCCGAAACTTTGCGTGCTCGACGAAACCGATTCCGGCCTCGACATCGACGCGCTGAAGATCGTCGCCGACGGCGTCAACGCGCTGCGTTCGCCGGACCGCGCCGTCGTGGTCATCACCCACTACCAGCGCCTGCTCGACTATATCGTGCCGGATACCGTCCACGTGCTCTACAAGGGCCAGGTGATCAAGTCGGGCGACAAGACGCTGGCGCATGAGCTGGAAGCCAACGGCTATGCCGACATCATCGGCGCGGCGGCCTGA
- the sufD gene encoding Fe-S cluster assembly protein SufD has product MNMQTTSRLTVAEAALIEAFNNQIGELPGNGAVTALRDRLLDDLKKAGLPTRRIEAWHYTDLKNLLRALPPQVGDAGSDALEPLVAGSTVLAVIQGHANQKAAADGLGVSAYSDHLLDGSAADGLDALDSDDAVGRINGSFVRDGYVVDVPADTALEAPLEIQFVHAGGQTHTRLPVAFGAGVKATVIERHLAVTGDAALVSHISDITVGEGTELTWIILQQHGAEDTHLGQIRIDLGTDAKLRLFVINAGGKLVRQELHIKVTGEGADLTLRGINLLGGESHTDVTMVLGHDVPHTGSTEVIRNVVFDRAKGVFQGMIRVAPDAQKTDAKMACNTLLMSDDAEFSVKPELEIFADDVQCGHGATVTDIDANHLYYMMARGIPENKARAMLVNAFVAEIVEELEDEAVVEALEGVISAWLEKHA; this is encoded by the coding sequence ATGAACATGCAGACGACGAGCCGCCTGACCGTGGCTGAAGCGGCGTTGATCGAGGCCTTCAACAACCAGATCGGCGAACTGCCGGGCAATGGCGCGGTGACCGCACTGCGCGACCGGCTTCTCGATGACCTGAAGAAGGCCGGCCTGCCGACGCGCCGAATCGAAGCCTGGCATTACACCGATCTGAAAAACCTGCTGCGCGCCTTGCCGCCGCAGGTAGGGGACGCCGGCTCCGACGCGCTTGAGCCGCTGGTTGCCGGCTCGACAGTGCTGGCGGTAATCCAGGGCCATGCCAACCAGAAGGCTGCCGCCGACGGTCTTGGCGTTTCAGCCTATTCAGACCACCTGCTCGACGGCTCGGCCGCAGACGGGCTCGATGCGCTTGACAGCGACGACGCGGTCGGCCGCATCAATGGCAGCTTCGTGCGCGACGGCTATGTCGTCGACGTGCCTGCCGATACCGCGCTAGAAGCTCCGCTCGAAATCCAGTTCGTTCATGCCGGCGGGCAGACACATACGCGTCTTCCCGTTGCCTTCGGCGCCGGTGTCAAGGCAACCGTCATCGAGCGTCACCTTGCGGTGACCGGCGATGCAGCACTCGTGTCCCACATCAGTGACATCACTGTCGGCGAGGGCACCGAGCTGACCTGGATCATCCTGCAGCAGCATGGGGCCGAGGATACGCATCTCGGCCAGATCCGCATCGATCTCGGCACGGACGCCAAGCTTCGCCTGTTCGTCATCAATGCCGGCGGCAAACTGGTGCGCCAGGAGCTGCATATCAAGGTAACGGGCGAGGGCGCCGATCTGACATTGCGCGGCATCAACCTGCTTGGCGGTGAGAGCCATACCGACGTGACGATGGTGCTCGGCCACGACGTACCGCACACCGGCTCGACCGAAGTGATCCGCAACGTCGTCTTCGACCGCGCCAAGGGTGTTTTCCAGGGCATGATCCGGGTGGCGCCGGATGCGCAGAAGACAGACGCCAAGATGGCCTGCAACACGCTGCTGATGTCGGACGATGCCGAATTCTCGGTCAAGCCCGAGCTCGAGATCTTCGCCGACGACGTGCAGTGCGGCCATGGTGCGACGGTGACCGATATCGACGCCAACCATCTCTATTATATGATGGCGCGCGGCATTCCGGAGAACAAGGCACGGGCGATGCTCGTCAACGCTTTCGTCGCCGAGATCGTCGAGGAACTGGAAGACGAGGCCGTGGTCGAGGCGCTGGAAGGCGTGATTTCGGCCTGGCTCGAAAAGCACGCCTGA
- a CDS encoding cysteine desulfurase, protein MDKIVPATPYDVEAIRRDFPILAEKVHGKPLVYLDNGASAQKPQVVIDAISHAYSHEYANVHRGLHYLSNVATDAYEAAREKVRRFLNAPSVNDIVFTKNSTEAINTVAYGWGMPKIGEGDEIVLTIMEHHSNIVPWHFIRERQGAKLVWVPVDDEGAFHIEDFEKSLTERTKLVAITHMSNALGTIVPVREVCRIAHERGIPVLIDGSQGAVHLPVDVQDIDCDWYVMTGHKLYGPSGIGVLYGKKERLSQMRPFQGGGEMIFEVAEDTVTYNDPPHRFEAGTPPIVQAIGLGYALDYMEKVGREAIGRHEADLAAYAVERLKSVNSLRVFGTAPDKGSIFSFELAGIHAHDVSMVIDRQGVAVRAGTHCAMPLLKRFGVTSTCRASFGMYNTRAEVDALADALEYARKFFA, encoded by the coding sequence ATGGACAAGATCGTGCCGGCCACGCCATACGACGTCGAAGCCATCCGCCGGGATTTTCCGATCCTGGCGGAGAAGGTGCACGGCAAGCCGCTGGTCTATCTCGACAACGGCGCCTCGGCGCAGAAGCCGCAGGTGGTGATCGACGCCATATCGCATGCCTATAGCCACGAGTATGCCAATGTGCATCGCGGCCTGCACTATCTCTCCAATGTCGCCACCGATGCCTATGAGGCAGCGCGCGAGAAGGTGCGCCGCTTCCTCAATGCCCCTTCGGTCAACGACATCGTCTTCACCAAGAATTCGACTGAGGCGATCAACACCGTCGCTTATGGCTGGGGCATGCCTAAGATCGGCGAAGGCGACGAGATCGTCCTGACGATCATGGAGCACCATTCCAACATCGTGCCCTGGCACTTCATCCGCGAGCGGCAGGGCGCCAAGCTGGTCTGGGTGCCCGTCGATGACGAGGGCGCCTTCCATATCGAGGATTTCGAAAAGAGCCTGACGGAGCGCACCAAGCTCGTCGCCATCACCCATATGTCGAATGCGCTCGGCACCATCGTTCCCGTCAGGGAAGTCTGCCGGATCGCGCATGAGCGCGGCATCCCGGTGCTGATCGACGGCAGCCAGGGCGCCGTGCATCTGCCTGTGGATGTGCAGGATATCGATTGCGACTGGTACGTCATGACCGGTCACAAGCTCTACGGCCCCTCCGGCATCGGCGTACTCTACGGCAAGAAGGAGCGGCTTTCCCAGATGCGCCCGTTCCAGGGCGGCGGCGAAATGATTTTCGAAGTCGCAGAGGACACTGTCACCTATAATGATCCGCCGCATCGCTTCGAGGCCGGCACGCCGCCGATCGTCCAGGCGATCGGGCTCGGTTACGCGCTCGACTATATGGAGAAGGTCGGCCGCGAGGCGATCGGCCGCCATGAGGCCGATCTTGCCGCTTATGCGGTGGAGCGGCTGAAATCGGTCAATTCGCTGCGCGTCTTCGGAACGGCGCCCGACAAGGGCAGTATCTTTTCCTTCGAGCTTGCCGGCATCCATGCCCACGACGTCTCGATGGTGATCGACCGGCAGGGGGTTGCGGTGCGGGCCGGCACGCATTGCGCGATGCCGCTCTTGAAACGCTTCGGCGTCACCTCCACATGCCGTGCATCCTTCGGCATGTACAATACCCGCGCCGAGGTCGATGCCCTGGCCGATGCGCTTGAATATGCGCGCAAGTTCTTTGCTTGA